In the genome of Devosia rhizoryzae, the window GCAGTAACGAAAACCCCTTCCCGACTCCCTGCGCTTGCCGCTAGTTTGACGCACGTACCTCTAGGAGGAGTGTTTCATGAGCGGCAAGCGCCTGGGTGTTGGGTTCATCGGCACCGGCAATATTTCTTCGGCTTATCTCAAGGCCATTCTGGGCAAGGATGGGATGCCGGGCTTTCCGGTGCTCGACATCAAGGCCCTCTCGGACATGCGCGACGAAGCCGCTTCGGCCCGCGCGGCCGAGTTCGGACTGCGTGCGCTGACGGTCGAGCAGATGCTGGCCGATCCCGAGATCGACCTTGTGGTCAACCTCACCATCCCGCGCGCCCATGTCGAGGTCGGCCTTCGTGCCCTACAAGCCGGCAAGCATGTTTATTCGGAAAAGCCGCTCGGCATCACCTTCGCCGAAGGCCGCAAGCTGCTTGATGCCGCCAATGCTGCCGGGCTGCGCATCGGCTCGGCACCAGACACCTTTCTGGGCGGCTCGCACCAAGAGGCACGCGCTGTGGTCGATAGCGGCGTGCTCGGCCAGATCGTCGGCGGCACTGCCTTCTTTCAATGCCCCGGTCACGAAAGCTGGCATCCCGATCCGGCCTTTTATTACGATCTCGGCGGCGGCCCCATGCTCGACATGGGCCCTTATTACATCACCGACCTCGTCAATCTCCTCGGCCCGGTCGCCCGCGTCTCGGCCATGGCATCGCGCCTCAGGAGCGAACGCACCATCACCTCCGAGCCCAAGCGCGGCCAGACCATGCCGGTCAAGGTCGACACGCATGTCACCGGCTCGCTCGGCTTTAGCAATGGCGCAATCGTCCAGATCGGCATGAGCTTTGACGTCGCTGCCCACAAGCATGTGCCACTCGAACTTTATGGCACAGAGCAGACGCTGATCGTGCCCGACCCCAATTTCTTCGGCGGCGTGGTGGAAACCCGCAAGCGCGGCCGCGAGGAACAATGGACACCGGTCAAGGTCACGCGGCCCTATGCCGATGGCAATTACCGCTCGCTCGGCGTTGCCGACATGGCCAGCGCCATCATCGAGAACCGTCCGCATCGTGCCAATGGCGACCTGGCGCTCCACGTTCTTGAAGTCATGGAAGCCTTCGAACACGCCGCCCGCGAAGGCCAGACGGTCGAGATCAAGACCCCGGTCGAACGCCCGGCACCACTGGAAGCGTAACTACCAGTACCAGCCTAGATCGGCT includes:
- a CDS encoding Gfo/Idh/MocA family protein → MSGKRLGVGFIGTGNISSAYLKAILGKDGMPGFPVLDIKALSDMRDEAASARAAEFGLRALTVEQMLADPEIDLVVNLTIPRAHVEVGLRALQAGKHVYSEKPLGITFAEGRKLLDAANAAGLRIGSAPDTFLGGSHQEARAVVDSGVLGQIVGGTAFFQCPGHESWHPDPAFYYDLGGGPMLDMGPYYITDLVNLLGPVARVSAMASRLRSERTITSEPKRGQTMPVKVDTHVTGSLGFSNGAIVQIGMSFDVAAHKHVPLELYGTEQTLIVPDPNFFGGVVETRKRGREEQWTPVKVTRPYADGNYRSLGVADMASAIIENRPHRANGDLALHVLEVMEAFEHAAREGQTVEIKTPVERPAPLEA